GCTTCATATAAAGCAAGTGCTTTCTGTTTTGCATCGTATAGTAAGTGATCACCATTCACACTAATACCGTCTTTATCACCTAAGAAGTTATGAGAAACCGCTTCTTGTCCTGAAGTTAAAACTTTCGCCATTGCGACTGTTTCGAACACTTTATTTGCAACTTTTTGTAGATCAAATTCTACGCCGTTTGCCATTTTATTCAAGTGTTTAATGTATAACTCTTTATTACCGCCTCCGCCAGGGATTAAGCCAACACCAACTTCTACTAAGCCCATATACGTTTCACTAGAAGCTTGAATGCTCGCTGCTGGTAAGCAAACTTCTGTACCTCCGCCAAGCGTCATACCATATGGCGCTGCTACAACTGGCTTAGAAGAGTATTTAATTTTCATCATTGCATCTTGGAAGTTTTTCACAACCCACTCAATTTCAAAGTAGTTGTCGTCTTGTGCTTCCATTAAGATCATTGCTAGATTCGCACCAACGCAGAAGTTCTTCGATTGGTTACCGATAACAAGACCTTTATAATTCTTTTCTACTTCATCAACAGCGTAGTTAATCATTTGCGTAATATCCATACCGATTGCATTGCTCTTCGAATGGAATTCTAAGCAAAGGATACCGTCGCCTAAATCGATTAAGCTCGCTCCGCTATTTTTCTTTAATACACCATTTTTCGCTTTTAATTGTTTAAGAGAAATTGCCTTTTTATTACACTCAATTAGCTTATATTCGCCATTATCGTAATAATAGCTATCTCCGTTATCATGTTTGTAGAAAGTAGTGAAACCTTTCTCTAACATTTCTTTCACCCAAGCCGGAATAACTGCGCCGCTTTCTTCCATCTTTTGAACGGACTTTTCAACGCCAATTGCATCCCAAACTTCAAATGGGCCTTGCTCCCAGCCGAAGCCCCACTTCATCGCTTGGTCAATTGCAACGATATCGTCAGCAATCTCTTTATGAAGTTTTGCAGAATATAAAAGAGTCGGTGTGATGATATTCCATAACAACTCTCCTGCGCGGTCTTTCGCATATACAAGCGCTTTCAATTTATTCGATAAACCTTTTTCTTGTTTACTTAACTCAATCGATGCAGCTTTTAATTTTTTACGAGCTTCGTACTCCATCGTTTCTGGATTTAATTCTAAAATTTCTTTTCCTTGTTTTAAGAAGAAGCCTTGACCTGTTTTGCTTCCAAGCCATTTTTTATCAAGCATGTCATGCATGAAAGCTGGTACTTTAAATACATCGCGCTCTTTTTCTTGTACGTTTTCATATACGTTATTTGCAACGTATACGAATGTATCTAAACCGACAACATCTAAAGTACGGAACGTTGCGCTCTTCGGACGACCAATAAGTGGGCCTGTTACTGAATCAACTTCTCCAATGCTATAGCCGCGTTTTACCATCTCTTGAAGAGTTACTAATAAACCGTACGTACCGATGCGGTTTCCAATAAAGTTTGGTGTGTCTTTTGCGATAACAACGCCTTTTCCAAGAACGTCTTCGCCAAATAGTTTCATGAAGCTTAATACTTGTGGATCAGTTTTTTTCGTCGGTATTACCTCTAGAAGTTTTAAATATCGTGGTGGGTTAAAAAAGTGTGTGCCTAAGAAGTGTTTCTGGAAGTCGTCTGAACGACCTTCTGCCATTTTTTCAACTGAAATGCCTGACGTATTCGAGCTTACGATAGAACCCGGTTTACGAACAGCATCTACTTTTTCAAATAGTTTTTTTTTAATATCTAAGTTTTCAACTACTACTTCAATAATCCAATCTACATCAGCTAGACGCTCAAGATCATCTTCTAAGTTACCTGCTTCAATCAGTGCTAAATTTCCTTTCACTGTCAGAGGAGCTGGTTTTTGCTTTAATAGTTTTTGCACAGCCGTATTACTAAAACGATTTCTCACACTTTTATGTTCTAATGTAAGTCCCTTCGCCTCTTCTTCTTTCGTAAGCGCAGGTGGTACAATATCAAGCAATAATGTCGGAATACCAATATTAGCTAAGTGTGCCGCAATTCCTGAACCCATTACGCCTGACCCTAGAACAGCAGCCTTTTTAATTTGGAACATCCAATTCTCCCCCTATTCTTGAATGAATGCTCATTCAATTTTTCGACATAAGTCGCAATCAATGAGTGAGCCTCTACTAATAAATATATGATACTGTTTAAATTTTCGCAATATATTTATTGATAAAATTTTCTGAAATAAATATTTTTCTTTTATTTGCCCATGCTATATATGTATTTTCTTCACTAAAATACACTTTCCCTTTTTATAATCTGACGAAACTGGAGGAATATATATGGCAAAACTTAAGAAGAACCCTTCAAAGGCTGGAATTAGCGCAGCGAGTGTGACAGGAAACGCTGGACCAACTGATCGAGGCGTAGAAAAAGGACGTCAAGGTAATAACCAACAATATAAGAAGCATAATATGGGCGAAAAATAACGCTATATTTTTGGGCAGAGAACGTGGCATAATGGGTAATGGCTGCTTTTTCTGCCCAATTTATTTGTAACAAATGAGGGAATTATAATGAAACGAACAATAGTTATGATTGTAATGATTGCCACACTATTTACAGGGATGATTTTCTTCTCTTATGCACAAAGACAACAAGCTGTAAGAGCCGATCAGCCCAGCATCACTGGACAATACGGAATTACAATCGATGCAGACACAGGTGAAATTTTGTATGGAAAACGAGAAGACGAACGCTCTTATCCGGCTAGTATAGCCAAAATGATGACAACCCTTCTTTTACTAGAAAATGTAAAAGAGGATGAAGAAATTACAGTTACAGAAAACGCAATTAAAACAGAAAGTCAAAGTAAGAAAATTAAACTTCGTGCTGGGGAAAAGTTAAAACGTGATGAGGCATTAAAACTGATGCTTATCATTAGTGCAGATCCAATAGCTGAATCCATCGCAGAACATATTGCAGGATCAAAAAATGAATTTGTAAAAATGATGAATGCTAGAGCGAAGGAACTTGGTACAAAACATGCGACTTTCAAAAATGCAAGTGGTGCTGATGCATTAGGAAACAAAGTATCACCATATGACATTGCTATGATTACGAAAGAAGCATTAAAATACCCAGTTGTTTTAGAATATATGAATTCAACGCGTACAACTCTACATACTTCAGAACGCTCTCCAAACATCGCAAACTATGGACGAGAAGAACTATATGACGATCCATATGCAATTGGAAGTAAAAGCGGTCTATCAGCACTCGGAAAATATACAGTCGTAACAGTGGATGAGAAAGACGGTAAACGCGTCATTAATGTTGTATTATCTTCTACTCGCAAGCAACTGTATCCTGATACGAAGAAAATGGCACATTACGCATTTCAGCAATTAAAATAACCAAGGAGTATTTACTCCTTGGTTATTTTTTAACCATACCTTTTAATACGAACGCAACGTTTGCTGGACGCTCTGCTAGACGACGCATGAAGTAGCCATACCAGTCGTTTCCATAAGGTACGTAAACACGCATTTTGTAACCTTCTTTTACTAGCTCAAGTTGACGCTCATTACGAATACCATATAGCATCTGGAATTCAAATTGATCCCTTGGAATGTTGTGTTCTTCGGCAAGTTTTTTCGTATATTCAATAATCGCTTCGTCATGTGAAGCAATTGCAGTATAATTTCCATTTAATAAGTGCATTTTAATAATTTTTTTATAATTGTCATCTACATCTTTCTTGTCCGGGAACGCCACTTCTTCAGGTTCTTTATAAGCCCCTTTTACAAGACGTAAATTAGGATTATACGCATTTAAGTCTTCAATATCTTTTTCTGTACGATATAGGTAAGCTTGAATAACAGTACCAATATTATCGTACTCAGATTTTAACTGTTTAAAGATATCAATTGTCTTTCCGCAGCGTGTATAATCTTCCATATCAATTGTAACGAACACACCATTTTCTTTTGCAGCTTCTAAAATACGGCGCATATTGTTCATTACGATTTC
This genomic window from Bacillus anthracis str. Vollum contains:
- a CDS encoding YuzL family protein, producing MAKLKKNPSKAGISAASVTGNAGPTDRGVEKGRQGNNQQYKKHNMGEK
- a CDS encoding proline dehydrogenase family protein; protein product: MEQLMRNSFLFLSKNKALTKLAKKYGLRFGAGRFVAGETIELATAAIQALNKQGLCVTIDYLGEFVDNEAEANEMANQSIEAIRAIGREGLDSQLSLKMTSMGLDISDEIVMNNMRRILEAAKENGVFVTIDMEDYTRCGKTIDIFKQLKSEYDNIGTVIQAYLYRTEKDIEDLNAYNPNLRLVKGAYKEPEEVAFPDKKDVDDNYKKIIKMHLLNGNYTAIASHDEAIIEYTKKLAEEHNIPRDQFEFQMLYGIRNERQLELVKEGYKMRVYVPYGNDWYGYFMRRLAERPANVAFVLKGMVKK
- a CDS encoding D-alanyl-D-alanine carboxypeptidase family protein, which translates into the protein MKRTIVMIVMIATLFTGMIFFSYAQRQQAVRADQPSITGQYGITIDADTGEILYGKREDERSYPASIAKMMTTLLLLENVKEDEEITVTENAIKTESQSKKIKLRAGEKLKRDEALKLMLIISADPIAESIAEHIAGSKNEFVKMMNARAKELGTKHATFKNASGADALGNKVSPYDIAMITKEALKYPVVLEYMNSTRTTLHTSERSPNIANYGREELYDDPYAIGSKSGLSALGKYTVVTVDEKDGKRVINVVLSSTRKQLYPDTKKMAHYAFQQLK
- a CDS encoding 3-hydroxyacyl-CoA dehydrogenase/enoyl-CoA hydratase family protein — encoded protein: MFQIKKAAVLGSGVMGSGIAAHLANIGIPTLLLDIVPPALTKEEEAKGLTLEHKSVRNRFSNTAVQKLLKQKPAPLTVKGNLALIEAGNLEDDLERLADVDWIIEVVVENLDIKKKLFEKVDAVRKPGSIVSSNTSGISVEKMAEGRSDDFQKHFLGTHFFNPPRYLKLLEVIPTKKTDPQVLSFMKLFGEDVLGKGVVIAKDTPNFIGNRIGTYGLLVTLQEMVKRGYSIGEVDSVTGPLIGRPKSATFRTLDVVGLDTFVYVANNVYENVQEKERDVFKVPAFMHDMLDKKWLGSKTGQGFFLKQGKEILELNPETMEYEARKKLKAASIELSKQEKGLSNKLKALVYAKDRAGELLWNIITPTLLYSAKLHKEIADDIVAIDQAMKWGFGWEQGPFEVWDAIGVEKSVQKMEESGAVIPAWVKEMLEKGFTTFYKHDNGDSYYYDNGEYKLIECNKKAISLKQLKAKNGVLKKNSGASLIDLGDGILCLEFHSKSNAIGMDITQMINYAVDEVEKNYKGLVIGNQSKNFCVGANLAMILMEAQDDNYFEIEWVVKNFQDAMMKIKYSSKPVVAAPYGMTLGGGTEVCLPAASIQASSETYMGLVEVGVGLIPGGGGNKELYIKHLNKMANGVEFDLQKVANKVFETVAMAKVLTSGQEAVSHNFLGDKDGISVNGDHLLYDAKQKALALYEAGYKAPIRKKIPVVGETGYATLALGAEAMHLSGYISEYDLHIAKKLAYVIAGGKVPYGTEVDEQYLLDVEREAFISLVSEMKSQARMQHMLVKGKPLRN